In Sphaerodactylus townsendi isolate TG3544 linkage group LG13, MPM_Stown_v2.3, whole genome shotgun sequence, one DNA window encodes the following:
- the LOC125442891 gene encoding vacuolar protein sorting-associated protein 29-like, with amino-acid sequence MAWVPLLLLLFTYCTGAFAQFVLTQPPSTSASLGETVKIPCVKSSGSITRYYVSWYQQKPGTAPKLLLLRVVWSLSDSEQGRRLKEQSRMLVLVLGDLHIPHRCSSLPAKFKKLLVPGKIQHILCTGNLCIKDSYDYLKTLAGDVHVVRGDFDEGLSYPEQKIVTVGHFRIGLIHGHQVIPWGDMASLAVLQRQLNVDILISGHTHKFEALEHQNKFFINPGSATGAYSALDRNITPSFVLMDIQASTVVTYVYQLIRNEVKVERIEYRKS; translated from the exons ATGGCCTGGGTTCCtcttctgctcctgctcttcACTTACTGCACCG GTGCCTTCGCCCAGTTCGTACTGACTCAGCCGCCCTCCACATCTGCATCCCTTGGAGAAACAGTGAAGATCCCCTGTGTCAAGAGTAGTGGTAGCATTACAAGATACTATGTATCCTGGTACCAGCAGAAACCTGGCACTGCTCCCAAACTATTG CTGCTGAGGGTAGTTTGGAGTTTGTCAGATTCAGAGCAGGGAAGACGGCTGAAGGAGCAGAGCAGGATG TTGGTGCTTGTGCTAGGAGATCTTCATATCCCGCATCGATGCTCCAGCCTTCCAGCCAAGTTCAAGAAACTTCTGGTCCCAGGGAAGATCCAGCACATCCTCTGCACTGGGAATCTCTGTATCAAAGACAGCTATGATTACCTGAAGACGCTGGCAGGGGACGTTCATGTTGTCAGAGGGGACTTTGACGAG gGCCTGAGTTACCCAGAGCAGAAAATTGTTACTGTTGGGCATTTTAGAATTGGTCTGATCCACGGCCATCAAGTTATCCCTTGGGGCGATATGGCCAGCTTGGCCGTTCTGCAGAGGCAGCTGAATGTGGACATCCTCATTTCAGGGCACACCCACAAATTTGAGGCTCTTGAGCATCAGAACAAGTTCTTTATCAACCCTGGATCAGCCACAGGAGCCTACAGTGCCCTGGACAG AAACATCACTCCTTCGTTTGTTCTGATGGATATTCAGGCCTCCACAGTTGTAACTTATGTGTACCAGCTTATCAGGAACGAAGTGAAGGTGGAAAGGATTGAATACAGGAAGTCATAA